A region from the Mycolicibacterium litorale genome encodes:
- a CDS encoding CaiB/BaiF CoA transferase family protein, whose translation MLAGPYATMMLADLGAEVTKVEPPGGEISRQVGDSYFASLNRNKRSVCLDLQSEQGQRRLGELVAESHALLVNMKPSVIRKLGLTFENLRRFNPKIVCVAMTGFGLDGGDDPAFDYVIQAATGVAAMTGDPDGPPTLPGYSSADNSTGLTAALGLLAMIVAGRGGQVDVSLRDVMLSQLNYRAAAYLNDGVVPRRYPNGAHSFYVPAQLFPTADGYLALFVTHDGFWRLFAREAGIEGFPTMAERSARREEVLALVTAALARDTAAGWEKRLRPLGIPAAAVRGLPEALEQTPEALVTAGRFRLVGSPIRIAGYEPDYRPPPAPPTADQSS comes from the coding sequence ATGCTGGCTGGTCCGTACGCGACGATGATGCTCGCCGACCTGGGCGCCGAGGTGACCAAGGTGGAGCCGCCGGGCGGGGAGATCTCCCGGCAGGTCGGTGACAGCTACTTCGCCAGCCTGAACCGCAACAAACGCAGCGTCTGCCTCGATCTCCAGTCCGAGCAGGGGCAGCGGCGGCTGGGCGAGTTGGTCGCCGAATCCCATGCGCTGCTGGTGAACATGAAGCCGTCGGTGATCCGCAAGCTCGGCCTCACCTTCGAGAACCTTCGGCGCTTCAACCCGAAGATCGTGTGCGTGGCGATGACCGGGTTCGGCCTGGACGGCGGGGACGACCCGGCATTCGACTACGTGATCCAGGCGGCCACCGGTGTCGCGGCGATGACGGGCGACCCCGACGGCCCACCGACGCTCCCTGGCTATTCGTCGGCCGACAACTCGACGGGGCTGACCGCGGCCCTCGGCCTGCTGGCGATGATCGTCGCCGGCCGCGGCGGACAGGTCGACGTCTCGCTGCGCGATGTGATGCTCTCGCAGCTGAACTACCGGGCCGCGGCGTACCTCAACGACGGCGTCGTGCCGCGCCGCTATCCCAACGGTGCGCATTCGTTCTACGTTCCGGCGCAACTGTTCCCGACCGCCGACGGCTACCTTGCGCTGTTCGTGACCCATGACGGGTTCTGGCGGCTGTTCGCTCGGGAGGCCGGCATCGAGGGCTTCCCGACGATGGCGGAGCGATCGGCGCGCCGCGAGGAGGTGCTCGCGCTCGTCACCGCCGCGCTCGCGCGGGACACGGCGGCGGGCTGGGAGAAGCGGCTGCGGCCGCTCGGGATCCCGGCGGCGGCGGTGCGCGGGCTGCCGGAGGCACTCGAGCAGACGCCCGAGGCCCTGGTCACCGCGGGCCGCTTCCGGTTGGTGGGAAGCCCGATCCGCATCGCC
- a CDS encoding LLM class F420-dependent oxidoreductase, which produces MRLGVMIGAERGDMARKVTKLVSDIEWAESAGMDTAWMPQVPNDFDCLTMVALMAAHTSRIELGTAVVPLQAQHPIALARQALSVHAVAGGRLALGVGPSHHWIVRDMLGLPYDKPAAYTRDYLEVLNAALAGPGDVDVENDSFTVHNPTVLAADPPMPVLVAALGPVMLQLAGELADGTVLWMADEKAIGDHIAPKISKAAADAGRPAPRIVAGIPVCLCANSEIDAAKERANRILAEAETSPNYQRLLDRGDARNVGDLCAAGDMETILRRFRDFADAGVTDLSVRLLPIGDTRDELIASKYRTREVIAELAKQVR; this is translated from the coding sequence ATGAGACTCGGCGTGATGATCGGTGCCGAACGCGGCGACATGGCGCGCAAGGTCACCAAGCTGGTGTCCGACATCGAATGGGCCGAATCGGCGGGGATGGACACCGCGTGGATGCCGCAGGTGCCCAACGATTTCGACTGCCTGACGATGGTGGCGCTGATGGCCGCTCACACGTCGCGTATCGAACTCGGCACCGCGGTGGTTCCGCTACAGGCGCAGCATCCCATCGCGCTCGCCCGTCAAGCACTTTCGGTGCACGCCGTGGCGGGCGGCCGGCTCGCGCTCGGTGTCGGCCCGTCGCACCACTGGATCGTGCGCGACATGCTTGGCCTGCCCTACGACAAACCCGCCGCCTACACCCGCGACTACCTCGAGGTGCTCAATGCGGCGCTGGCCGGCCCCGGGGACGTGGACGTCGAGAACGATTCGTTCACCGTGCACAATCCCACCGTGCTGGCAGCGGATCCGCCGATGCCGGTGCTCGTGGCCGCGCTCGGTCCCGTCATGCTGCAGCTCGCCGGGGAACTCGCCGACGGCACCGTGCTGTGGATGGCCGACGAGAAGGCGATCGGGGACCACATCGCGCCGAAGATCAGCAAGGCGGCGGCTGACGCCGGCCGGCCCGCTCCGCGCATCGTCGCCGGAATCCCGGTGTGCCTGTGCGCCAATTCCGAGATCGACGCCGCCAAGGAGCGGGCCAACCGCATCCTCGCCGAGGCGGAGACCTCGCCCAACTATCAGCGCCTGCTCGACCGTGGCGATGCCCGCAATGTCGGAGACCTGTGCGCGGCGGGTGACATGGAAACCATACTGCGTCGATTCCGAGACTTCGCCGATGCCGGTGTCACGGATCTGTCCGTGCGGCTGTTGCCGATCGGCGACACCCGCGACGAGTTGATCGCCTCCAAGTACCGCACCCGTGAGGTGATCGCCGAGCTCGCGAAGCAGGTGCGATGA
- a CDS encoding cobalamin B12-binding domain-containing protein, translated as MSAPTRVLVAKPGLDGHDRGAKIVARTLRDAGFEVIYTGIRQRIEDIVSIALQEDVALVGLSILSGAHLALTRRTVEALRAADAGDIAVVVGGTIPQADVPKLLEAGAAAVFPTGTPLETLVTEVRKLTNEAAQ; from the coding sequence GTGAGCGCTCCCACCCGTGTCCTCGTCGCCAAACCGGGCCTCGACGGTCATGACCGCGGCGCGAAGATCGTCGCGCGCACGCTGCGTGACGCCGGCTTCGAGGTCATCTACACCGGAATCCGCCAGCGGATCGAGGACATCGTGTCGATCGCACTGCAGGAGGATGTGGCCCTCGTGGGGTTGTCGATCCTCTCGGGTGCCCATCTAGCCTTGACCCGGCGCACCGTCGAGGCGCTGCGGGCCGCCGATGCCGGCGACATCGCCGTGGTGGTCGGTGGGACCATCCCGCAGGCCGATGTGCCGAAGCTGCTGGAGGCCGGTGCGGCGGCCGTCTTCCCGACCGGCACGCCGCTGGAGACATTGGTGACCGAGGTGCGCAAACTGACCAACGAGGCCGCCCAGTGA
- a CDS encoding methylmalonyl-CoA mutase family protein has protein sequence MSDLVQTSSGLPLEPVYGPGDRRGEPPAPGTYPFTRGNFASGYRGKLWTFRQYSGFGTAEESNRRYRYLLDQGGTGLSVALDLPTQCGYDSDDPEYGEEVGRVGVAVDTLADAEILFDGIPLDKISTSFTINGTAAILLAFYVAAAEKAGVPRAKLTGTIQNDILKEYASRGTWIWPPEPSLRLIADTIEFCAAEVPRFNAISVAGAHFRDAGANAVQEMAFTLADGVTYCDTVVERGRMSIDKFAPQISFFFYTHGDFFEEIAKYRAGRRRWATIVRERYGSTSDKASMFRFGCVSGGASLYAPQAQNNVVRIAYEAMASVLGGVQSMFTAAWDEPFALPSEESATLALRTQQILAYETGVTRVADPLGGSYFVEALTDATEARIIEIMHDLEQHGGMVRAIEDGYLQGLIADEAYKLHQEIESGERPVVGVNKFVTDEPPPDIDTYELDAEGRDLQLKRLAKVKADRDADAVATTLAALSRAAEGDENLMHRLIDCANAYCTVGEMVSALKAVWGEFRQPVVF, from the coding sequence ATGAGCGACCTCGTGCAGACTTCCTCGGGCCTCCCGCTCGAGCCCGTCTACGGGCCGGGCGACCGGAGAGGCGAACCGCCCGCGCCCGGCACTTATCCCTTCACACGCGGGAACTTCGCGTCGGGCTACCGCGGCAAGCTGTGGACCTTCCGGCAGTATTCCGGCTTCGGCACCGCCGAGGAGTCGAATCGCCGGTACCGGTACCTGCTCGACCAGGGCGGCACGGGGCTGTCCGTGGCGCTCGATCTGCCCACCCAGTGTGGCTACGACTCCGACGATCCCGAGTACGGCGAAGAGGTCGGTCGCGTCGGCGTGGCGGTGGACACCCTGGCCGACGCCGAGATCCTGTTCGACGGCATCCCGCTCGACAAGATCAGCACGAGTTTCACGATCAACGGCACCGCCGCGATCCTGCTGGCGTTCTACGTCGCCGCCGCGGAGAAGGCGGGCGTGCCGAGGGCGAAGCTCACCGGCACGATCCAGAACGACATCCTCAAGGAGTACGCCTCGCGCGGGACCTGGATCTGGCCGCCGGAGCCGTCGCTGCGTCTGATCGCCGACACGATCGAGTTCTGCGCCGCCGAGGTCCCGCGGTTCAACGCGATCTCGGTGGCCGGCGCGCACTTCCGTGACGCGGGCGCCAACGCCGTTCAGGAAATGGCGTTCACGCTCGCCGACGGGGTCACCTACTGCGACACCGTGGTCGAACGGGGCCGGATGTCCATCGACAAGTTCGCCCCGCAGATCTCGTTCTTCTTCTACACCCACGGCGACTTCTTCGAGGAGATCGCCAAATACCGTGCCGGGCGGCGGCGCTGGGCGACGATCGTGCGCGAGCGGTACGGGTCGACCAGCGACAAGGCGTCGATGTTCCGGTTCGGCTGCGTCTCCGGCGGCGCGTCGCTGTACGCACCGCAGGCCCAGAACAACGTCGTGCGGATCGCCTACGAGGCGATGGCGTCGGTGCTCGGCGGCGTGCAGTCGATGTTCACCGCGGCGTGGGATGAACCCTTCGCGCTGCCCAGCGAGGAGTCCGCGACGCTCGCGCTGCGCACGCAGCAGATCCTGGCCTACGAGACGGGCGTGACCCGGGTGGCCGATCCGCTCGGCGGCTCGTACTTCGTCGAGGCGCTCACCGATGCCACCGAAGCCAGGATCATCGAGATCATGCACGACCTCGAGCAGCACGGCGGCATGGTCCGCGCCATCGAGGACGGCTACCTGCAGGGCCTCATCGCCGACGAGGCCTACAAGCTCCACCAGGAGATCGAGTCGGGGGAGCGGCCCGTCGTCGGGGTCAACAAGTTCGTCACCGACGAGCCCCCACCGGACATCGACACCTACGAACTCGACGCCGAGGGCCGCGATCTGCAACTCAAGCGGCTGGCGAAGGTCAAGGCCGACCGTGACGCCGATGCGGTCGCGACCACGCTCGCGGCGCTGTCTCGCGCCGCGGAGGGCGACGAGAATCTGATGCACCGACTCATCGACTGCGCGAACGCCTATTGCACTGTCGGCGAGATGGTCTCGGCGCTCAAAGCGGTGTGGGGCGAGTTCCGGCAACCGGTGGTGTTCTAG
- a CDS encoding SDR family oxidoreductase, producing the protein MPSQRTLTDRTLVVSGGSRGIGLAIAIGAARHGANVVLLAKTGEPHPKLPGTVHTAVADVEAAGGKAVAVVGDVRKEEDVARAVETAVEHFGGIDICINNASAIATEPTEQLSPKKFDLMMDINVRGTFLLTKACLPHLRESANPHVLTLAPPMNMNPYWLGAHPAYTLSKYGMTLLSLGWAQEYADAGIAFNCLWPETYIATAAVANMADGDKALQAARDPRIMADAAVEVLSRPARETTGRCFIDTEVLVSAGVEDFSRYGGGENPTLDIFVDTAIEKALDRT; encoded by the coding sequence ATGCCCAGCCAACGAACGTTGACTGATCGCACGCTGGTGGTGTCCGGCGGAAGTCGCGGAATCGGTCTTGCCATCGCGATCGGCGCGGCCCGCCACGGCGCCAACGTCGTGCTACTCGCCAAGACCGGCGAACCGCATCCGAAGCTGCCGGGCACCGTGCACACCGCCGTCGCGGACGTGGAGGCCGCGGGCGGCAAAGCCGTCGCGGTCGTCGGAGACGTGCGCAAGGAGGAGGACGTCGCGCGCGCCGTCGAGACCGCCGTCGAACACTTCGGCGGCATCGACATCTGCATCAACAACGCCAGCGCCATCGCCACCGAACCGACCGAGCAGCTGTCGCCCAAGAAATTCGATCTGATGATGGACATCAACGTCCGCGGCACCTTTCTGCTGACGAAGGCATGCCTGCCGCATCTGCGCGAGTCGGCCAATCCACACGTGCTCACGCTGGCTCCGCCGATGAACATGAACCCGTACTGGCTCGGCGCCCACCCCGCCTACACCCTCTCGAAATACGGGATGACGCTGCTGTCGCTGGGCTGGGCGCAGGAGTACGCAGACGCCGGGATCGCGTTCAACTGCCTGTGGCCCGAGACCTACATCGCCACCGCCGCGGTGGCCAACATGGCCGACGGCGACAAGGCGCTGCAGGCGGCGCGAGATCCCCGGATCATGGCCGACGCGGCGGTCGAGGTGCTGTCCCGGCCGGCCCGCGAGACGACCGGTCGATGCTTCATCGACACCGAGGTGCTCGTCTCGGCCGGTGTCGAGGACTTCTCACGCTACGGTGGCGGGGAGAACCCGACTCTCGACATCTTCGTCGACACGGCCATCGAGAAGGCACTGGACAGGACATGA
- a CDS encoding class I adenylate-forming enzyme family protein: protein MSISLLLEMSVSADADRTAVVDDELRLSVEELSALADGGAGVIADSGAAHVAYVGTGGALLPLLLFASARAAIPFTPLNYRLSREGLHELIARLPDALVIADPEYRDVVTGAGKHVMDSHEFLTAARTAEPAAEFADPDAVAVVLFTSGTTSRPKAVELTHNNLTSYVTGTVEFASAAPEDAALICVPPYHIAGVGAAMSNLYAGRTMVYLRHFDAREWIRLVRTEGVTTATVVPTMLDRIVSALSDEPVPLPTLRNLAYGGSKVALPLVRRALELLPDVGFVNAYGLTETSSTIAVLGPDDHRAALASDDDAVARRLGSVGQIVPGIEVQIRADDGSVLGPGETGELFVRGDQVSGRYTDIGSVLDDDGWFPTKDVASLDADGYLFIGGRSDDTIIRGGENIAPAEIEDVLVEHPHVRDVAVVGPEDPQWGQIIVAVVVPAADATPDPDDLRAHVRRQLRGSRTPDRVVFRTELPTNATGKVLRRQLIRELQADEPEKEPA, encoded by the coding sequence ATGAGTATCTCGCTGCTGCTGGAGATGTCGGTCTCCGCCGATGCCGACCGCACGGCGGTGGTCGACGACGAGCTGCGGCTGTCGGTCGAGGAGCTGTCCGCGCTGGCCGACGGCGGCGCCGGCGTGATCGCCGATTCGGGTGCGGCGCATGTGGCCTACGTCGGCACCGGCGGCGCGCTGCTGCCACTGCTGCTGTTCGCCTCCGCCAGGGCCGCCATCCCGTTCACGCCGCTCAACTACCGGCTGAGCCGCGAGGGTCTGCACGAACTGATCGCCCGACTGCCCGATGCCCTGGTCATCGCCGACCCCGAATACCGCGACGTCGTCACCGGCGCAGGCAAGCACGTCATGGATTCGCACGAGTTCCTCACCGCCGCACGCACGGCCGAACCCGCCGCGGAGTTCGCCGACCCGGACGCCGTCGCCGTCGTACTGTTCACCTCGGGCACCACTTCGCGGCCGAAAGCCGTTGAGCTGACGCACAACAACCTCACCAGCTATGTGACCGGCACCGTCGAGTTCGCATCGGCCGCCCCCGAGGACGCCGCGCTGATCTGCGTCCCGCCCTACCACATCGCCGGCGTCGGCGCCGCGATGTCGAATCTGTACGCGGGCCGCACGATGGTGTACCTGCGGCATTTCGATGCGCGCGAGTGGATCCGCCTGGTGCGCACCGAAGGAGTCACCACCGCCACCGTCGTCCCCACCATGCTCGACCGCATCGTGTCCGCGCTGTCGGACGAGCCGGTGCCCCTGCCGACGCTGCGCAACCTGGCCTACGGCGGTTCGAAGGTGGCCCTGCCACTGGTGCGGCGGGCACTCGAATTGCTGCCCGACGTCGGCTTCGTCAACGCATACGGCCTGACCGAGACCAGCTCCACCATCGCGGTGCTCGGACCCGACGACCATCGCGCCGCACTCGCCTCCGACGACGATGCGGTGGCACGCCGGCTGGGCTCGGTCGGGCAGATCGTGCCGGGCATCGAGGTGCAGATCCGCGCCGACGACGGCAGCGTGCTCGGTCCGGGTGAGACCGGTGAGCTGTTCGTGCGGGGTGATCAGGTCTCCGGCCGCTACACCGACATCGGCTCGGTCCTCGACGACGACGGCTGGTTCCCCACCAAAGACGTTGCCTCCCTTGATGCCGACGGCTACCTGTTCATCGGCGGCCGCTCCGACGACACCATCATCCGCGGCGGCGAGAACATCGCGCCCGCCGAGATCGAGGACGTCCTCGTCGAACACCCCCACGTACGCGACGTCGCCGTGGTCGGACCCGAGGATCCGCAGTGGGGGCAGATCATCGTCGCGGTGGTGGTGCCCGCTGCCGACGCGACGCCCGATCCGGACGATCTGCGCGCCCACGTGCGCAGGCAGCTGCGCGGTTCCCGCACGCCCGACCGGGTGGTGTTCCGCACCGAGCTGCCCACCAACGCCACCGGCAAGGTGCTGCGCCGCCAACTGATCCGAGAACTGCAAGCCGACGAGCCCGAGAAGGAGCCCGCATGA
- a CDS encoding MFS transporter translates to MATIDGHRPREAEPLAVRRAVRGAAIGNTVEWFDFAIYGFLATYIAEKFFPTADDTAALLNTFAIFAAAFFMRPLGGFFFGPLGDRIGRQRVLALVILLMSASTFAIGLLPSYEAIGVAAPLLLLVCRCVQGFSAGGEYGSGACYLAEFAPDRHRGFVVSFLVWSVVVGFLLGSMTVTVLETALSESAMNSYGWRIPFLIAGMLGGVGLYIRLKLGDTPDFEELKESGEVSHSPLKDAVTTSWKPILQIAGLVIIHNVGFYTVFTYLPSYMTETLDFTKTDAFISITVASVVGLVLILPLGALSDRVGRKPLLIAGAVGFAVLAYPLFALFHTGSLLGAIAGHAGLSALEALFVAGSLAAGAELFATRVRSSGYSIGYNTSVALFGGTAPYVATWLTDRTGNDLAPAYYVIVAAVISLGTILTMRETANRPLRMRV, encoded by the coding sequence ATGGCCACCATCGACGGACACCGCCCGCGGGAGGCCGAACCGCTCGCCGTACGGCGTGCGGTGCGCGGTGCCGCCATCGGCAACACCGTCGAGTGGTTCGACTTCGCGATCTACGGTTTCCTCGCCACCTACATCGCGGAGAAGTTCTTCCCCACCGCCGATGACACCGCCGCACTGCTGAACACCTTCGCGATCTTCGCGGCGGCGTTCTTCATGCGGCCCCTCGGCGGCTTCTTCTTCGGACCGCTGGGCGACCGGATCGGCCGTCAGCGGGTGCTCGCGCTGGTCATCCTGCTGATGTCGGCGTCCACCTTCGCGATCGGGCTGTTGCCGAGTTACGAGGCCATCGGCGTGGCCGCACCGCTGCTGCTGCTGGTGTGCCGGTGCGTACAAGGCTTCTCCGCCGGTGGCGAGTACGGCAGTGGCGCCTGCTATCTCGCCGAATTCGCCCCCGACCGGCATCGCGGGTTCGTCGTCAGTTTCCTGGTGTGGTCGGTGGTGGTCGGCTTCCTGCTCGGTTCGATGACGGTGACGGTGCTGGAGACGGCGCTGAGTGAATCGGCGATGAACTCCTACGGTTGGCGGATCCCGTTCCTCATCGCCGGCATGCTCGGCGGCGTCGGCCTCTACATCCGGCTGAAGCTCGGCGACACACCGGACTTCGAAGAGCTCAAGGAGTCCGGTGAGGTCTCGCACTCACCGCTCAAGGATGCGGTGACCACCTCGTGGAAGCCGATCCTGCAGATCGCCGGCCTGGTCATCATCCACAACGTCGGCTTCTACACCGTGTTCACATACCTGCCGAGCTACATGACCGAGACGCTGGACTTCACCAAGACCGACGCGTTCATCTCGATCACCGTGGCCAGCGTCGTCGGCCTCGTACTCATCCTCCCGCTGGGCGCGCTGTCGGACCGGGTCGGCCGCAAACCCCTGCTGATCGCCGGGGCGGTGGGTTTCGCGGTGCTGGCCTATCCGTTGTTCGCGCTGTTCCACACCGGTTCGCTGCTCGGTGCGATCGCCGGACACGCCGGACTGTCCGCGCTCGAGGCGCTGTTCGTGGCGGGCTCCCTGGCCGCGGGCGCGGAGTTGTTCGCCACCCGGGTGCGCTCCAGCGGCTACTCGATCGGCTACAACACCTCGGTGGCCCTGTTCGGCGGCACGGCGCCCTACGTCGCGACCTGGCTGACCGACCGCACCGGAAACGACCTCGCACCGGCCTACTACGTGATCGTCGCCGCCGTCATCTCCCTGGGAACCATCCTGACCATGCGTGAGACGGCGAATCGTCCACTGCGCATGCGGGTGTGA
- a CDS encoding MFS transporter: MAVTGATAVVGTSPLRVASASFIGTTVEYYDFLIYGTAAALVFPELFFPDVSPATGLLLSFATFGVGFVARPLGGIVFGHFGDRIGRKRMLVYSLLSMGVATVLMGALPTYAQIGVAAPILLTLLRLVQGFAVGGEWGGATLMAVEHAAPDRKGRYGAFPQMGAPAGTATATLAFYLASLLPDEQFLAWGWRIPFVASAVLIVIGLVIRLSLAESPDFAAVRERAAVVRLPIAEAVRRHWRQILLIAGAYLSQGVFAYICVAYLVSYATTVAGIGRTQALLGVCVAAVVAVVMYPVFGALSDVVGRKPVFLAGVVAMGVSVLPVFALINTGEPALFLLALVLVFGLAMAPAAGVTGSLFSLAFDADVRYSGVSLGYTLSAVVGSAFAPTIATALYTATKSSDAIAAYLIVVSVISAVSVGLLPGPWRSR, from the coding sequence ATGGCAGTCACCGGTGCGACCGCCGTTGTCGGCACGTCGCCACTGCGGGTCGCGTCGGCGAGTTTCATCGGCACCACGGTCGAGTACTACGACTTCCTGATCTACGGCACCGCCGCGGCGCTCGTGTTCCCCGAGCTGTTCTTCCCCGACGTGTCACCGGCCACCGGGCTGCTGCTGTCGTTCGCGACCTTCGGGGTCGGGTTCGTCGCCCGCCCTCTGGGTGGAATCGTGTTCGGGCACTTCGGTGATCGGATCGGTCGCAAGCGGATGCTGGTCTACTCGCTGCTGAGCATGGGTGTCGCCACCGTGCTGATGGGCGCGCTGCCCACCTACGCCCAGATCGGCGTGGCGGCGCCGATCCTGCTGACGTTGTTGCGGTTGGTGCAGGGTTTCGCCGTCGGCGGTGAGTGGGGCGGCGCCACCCTGATGGCGGTCGAACACGCGGCGCCGGATCGCAAGGGACGCTACGGCGCCTTCCCGCAGATGGGCGCCCCGGCCGGAACCGCGACGGCCACGCTGGCGTTCTACCTCGCCTCGCTCCTGCCCGACGAGCAGTTCCTCGCCTGGGGATGGCGAATCCCGTTTGTGGCCAGCGCCGTGCTGATCGTCATCGGTCTGGTCATCAGGCTGTCGCTGGCCGAGAGTCCGGACTTCGCGGCGGTACGGGAACGCGCCGCGGTGGTGCGCCTGCCGATCGCCGAGGCGGTGCGCAGGCACTGGCGCCAGATTCTGCTGATCGCCGGCGCCTACCTGAGCCAGGGCGTGTTCGCCTACATCTGCGTCGCGTACCTGGTCTCCTACGCCACCACGGTCGCCGGAATCGGCCGCACCCAAGCACTTCTCGGCGTCTGCGTGGCCGCCGTGGTGGCAGTGGTGATGTACCCGGTGTTCGGTGCGCTCTCCGACGTAGTGGGCCGCAAACCGGTGTTCCTGGCCGGCGTCGTCGCGATGGGCGTTTCGGTCCTTCCGGTCTTTGCGTTGATCAACACCGGTGAGCCCGCCCTCTTCCTGCTCGCGCTCGTGCTCGTCTTCGGATTGGCCATGGCACCGGCGGCCGGGGTGACCGGATCACTGTTCAGCCTGGCGTTCGACGCCGACGTGCGCTACAGCGGTGTGTCGCTGGGCTACACCCTGTCGGCGGTGGTCGGGTCGGCCTTCGCGCCGACCATCGCCACCGCGCTGTACACGGCGACGAAGTCCAGCGATGCGATCGCCGCCTACCTCATCGTGGTCTCGGTGATCTCCGCGGTCTCGGTCGGTCTGTTGCCCGGACCGTGGCGCTCGCGCTGA
- a CDS encoding phosphotransferase: protein MTSTAPVVPRDWDDITPDWMTAALAHHHPQAVVDSVSVDLRDDGTNRRARLRLRYSAGSGPETVFVKAVDPAHRDLVRLTSGLFHEPRLFTCGVDLPLEHPTVFRALIDEEAEDFILVMEDLTARDADPRDATRPLTVEQAATGVRGLARMHGRYWGRRVVEEPALDWLEPFVPWEGMGAAPLAEAQKRLGDDAPDVVMALTIGELIEDIWKPYIRSLTTSTQTLLHGDPHIGNTYLLPSGEVGFLDWQVARRGNWSLDLGYFLQGALTIEDRRRNERELLEEYRDALGLPADELPSLGEIWLRYRASVAHGLTLWLCTASAGELWQRPDIAIALAQRYSAAYADLQTAEAIADV from the coding sequence ATGACCAGCACGGCCCCCGTGGTGCCCAGGGATTGGGACGACATCACCCCGGACTGGATGACCGCCGCACTGGCGCACCATCATCCGCAGGCCGTCGTCGACTCGGTCAGCGTGGACCTGCGCGACGACGGCACCAACCGGCGGGCCCGACTGCGTCTGCGCTACTCCGCGGGCTCCGGCCCGGAGACGGTGTTCGTCAAGGCGGTCGACCCGGCCCACCGGGACCTGGTCCGGCTCACCAGCGGTCTGTTCCACGAACCGCGGTTGTTCACCTGCGGGGTGGACCTGCCGCTGGAACACCCCACCGTGTTCCGCGCGCTGATCGACGAAGAGGCCGAGGACTTCATCCTGGTGATGGAGGACCTCACCGCCCGCGACGCCGATCCGCGCGATGCGACGCGCCCACTGACCGTCGAGCAGGCGGCCACAGGGGTGCGCGGCCTGGCGCGTATGCACGGAAGATACTGGGGGCGCAGGGTTGTCGAGGAGCCGGCGCTCGACTGGCTGGAGCCGTTCGTGCCCTGGGAGGGGATGGGTGCCGCACCGCTGGCCGAGGCGCAGAAGCGGCTGGGCGACGATGCCCCGGATGTGGTGATGGCGCTGACCATAGGTGAGCTCATCGAAGACATCTGGAAGCCCTACATCCGCAGCCTGACCACGTCGACACAGACGCTGCTGCACGGTGATCCGCACATCGGCAACACCTACCTGCTGCCCAGCGGGGAGGTCGGGTTCCTCGACTGGCAGGTCGCTCGCCGCGGCAACTGGTCGCTGGACCTGGGCTACTTCCTGCAGGGCGCGTTGACGATCGAGGACCGACGCCGCAATGAGCGCGAACTCCTCGAGGAGTACCGCGACGCGCTCGGCCTGCCCGCCGACGAACTGCCGTCACTCGGCGAGATCTGGTTGCGCTACCGCGCCTCGGTGGCGCACGGCCTCACGCTGTGGCTGTGCACCGCGAGCGCGGGCGAGCTCTGGCAGCGCCCGGACATCGCCATCGCGCTCGCGCAACGGTATTCGGCGGCCTACGCCGATCTGCAGACAGCCGAGGCGATCGCCGACGTCTGA